The Halobaculum magnesiiphilum genome contains the following window.
GGTCACGTTGAGTGTCCCGTTGACACGCTCCCGCCTGGAGACGGTACTCACCGCCTCCGGGTCCACCGACACCGTCGAGACGCCGCTTTGACTGAGGTCACCCGATACCGCGACCAGGGTGATCCGGTCGTCCTCGACGACGCGTTGGTCCGTCAGCGTGAGGTTCGCCCCGTTGGAGAACCGGTTGAACGCGACGCCGGACTCGTAGCGCGTCGTCGGGGCCGCGCGATAGTTCTCGTACCGCGGCTCGTACACGACGAACCGCGTGGACTTGTTTCGGGTTTCCGCGATGTCCCAGTAGTCGTTCGCCTCGCCACCGGCCGAACTCTCCACGTCGATGTTCTCCAGCGAGACGGACCCGCTGCCGGGAGGGTCGACGGTCTGTACTCTCCCCGACGCCGGAGGCGGATTCACGAAGAAGGCCCGACTCGGATAGCGCGTCCCGAGCTTCACGGTCGCCGGCGCGGCGTCGCCGGTCCGGCCGGTCGCCGTGATGCTGGAGGACAGCTCGACCATGTCGGTCTGGACCTCCTGGTTGTGGAGGAACTCGATCTCGCGGTTCTGGTCGGGGACGACCGTGGCCTGGTACGTCGAGAGGGCGACGATCAGGAATCCGAAGAGGATCACCGCGCCGATCTGGACCGTGACGGCGCGGTCACGTGCTCCGTTCCCGTCCCCCCGACCGGTCATGGCCCGGTGTAGCCGGAGGGCCGTGATAAGCGTGCGGTCCCGAGTATCAGTTCGGACGCCGCCGCGTCGGTGGCGTTACTCGTCCTCCTCGACGACCTCGGGGTCGGCCATCGCCGACTGCAGCGAGTCGAGCCCGTTGACCCACTCGGAGACGAAGCCGTACTCCAGGTCCTCGACGAGGTCCATCGGCAGCTCCTCGCCGTCGATGATGCGGGTGCCGGCCTGCACGAGGTAGCCGAGCGCGGCGTCGACGTCCTCCTCGGCCTCCGCGGCCGCGGCGGCCTCGACGTACTCGCCGACGCTCCCCTCGTCGGCGGGACCGCCGACGACGTACTCCTCGGCGGCGTAGAAGACGCACACCAGGCTCGTCTGGACGCCGTCGATCAGCATCGCCTTCTCCTCGTCGGCGATCTCCACGTCGTCGAGCACGATCTCGCGGATGTCGGCGATCTCGTCGGTCGCCTCCTCCTCGCTCAGTCGGTCGTCGTCGTAGGCCGCGAGGATCTTCGCGACCGCGATCGCGGTGTCGTCCTGAAGATTGAGCAGCAACCGGGCGGAGTCCTCGTTCTCGGGGTCGAGGTCCTCCTCCGCGACGCGGTCGAGCCAGTTCTGCCACCGGTCGGCGGTGTAGAACGTCTCCTCGGATTCGCTCATACCCACACGGTTTCGGCCTGTCTTGATATGCCTTTCTTCTCCCCGAACACCCCGCGATCCGGGCCGAGTCGGAGGATATCCCGCCGATCCCCCGTGTCACTCACAGGCACCGATGGCGGTCATCGTTGGCGTCCTCGGCGGCGGGATCGACGCGGCGATCCGCGTCATCTCTGATGCGGCGGCCGCTACTGCCCACGGGTTTGCTCGACGTTCCCCTTCGATTACGTCGATTCTCCGTCCGACAGCGTCGCCTCGGTGTCGATACCGTACACCGCCCGCGGCGTCACGATGTGGGCGGTCCGTACCGCGTCGTCGTACCCCTCGTCGAGCAGCCAGCGGACGCGCCGCGGCACGGTCTTCGGCCCCAACACCATCCCCGGCTTGTCCGGATCGTCGACGAAGTCCGTCTCCATCAGGAACGGCTCGCCCTCCTCGGCGGCGGTCTGCAGCCAGTCCTTCTCGCTCATCACGCTCGGAGTGGGTCCGGCCAGCTTCCCGGACGCGTAGTGCTTCACGACG
Protein-coding sequences here:
- a CDS encoding DUF2150 family protein, whose amino-acid sequence is MSESEETFYTADRWQNWLDRVAEEDLDPENEDSARLLLNLQDDTAIAVAKILAAYDDDRLSEEEATDEIADIREIVLDDVEIADEEKAMLIDGVQTSLVCVFYAAEEYVVGGPADEGSVGEYVEAAAAAEAEEDVDAALGYLVQAGTRIIDGEELPMDLVEDLEYGFVSEWVNGLDSLQSAMADPEVVEEDE